Part of the Sulfitobacter donghicola DSW-25 = KCTC 12864 = JCM 14565 genome, GTGCGAGGACGAAGATGCAACCGTGGCGGATGCCGCGCGTTGGGCGGTGGCGCAACTGGCGCATCTGTGACGCTAACAGGCAGGTTTTGCGCGGGTAATCGGGTAGGAAATTCCAAACAGAATTACGGAGGGCGCTATGGCTTTGCTTTTGGGCGTTGATACAGGCGGGACTTATACGGATGCGGTGATCATTCGGGATGAGCGGGACGTCATCGCCAGCGCCAAGGCGCTCACCACGCGGCAGGATTTGGCGATCGGGGTTGGCGGTGCTGTTCAGGCGGTGCTGGCGCAATCGGGGATCGCGGCGGGGGATATTGCGCTGGCGTCATTGTCCACCACGCTGGCGACCAATGCCTTGGTCGAGGGGCAGGGCGGGCGCGTGGCGCTGATCTATATCGGGTTCAGGGAAAGCGATCTGGAAAAGCATGGGCTGCTGGATGCGCTAAAGGGTGATCCGTCGGTTGTGCTGGACGGGGGGCATAACCACGCAGGCGGCGAGGCCGCGCCGCTGGATGAGAACGGTTTGCGCGCGTTTTTGGCCGCGCATGGGGCGGGTGTTGGCGGGTTTGCTGTTGCCTCGCAATTCGCCACGCGCAACCCAGCGCATGAGTTGCGCGCGATGGCATTGGTGGCCGAGATAACAGGGCGGCCTGTGTCGGCTTCGCATCAGTTGTCGGCCAAGCTGAACGGGCCAAAGCGCGCGATGACGGCGGTGCTGAATGCGCGGTTGATCGGGATGATTGATCGCTTGATTGGGCGCGCCGAAGATACGCTGAGCGATCTGGGCGTGACTGCGCCGCTGATGGTGGTGCGCGGTGACGGGGCGCTGATTTCCAGCGCGCAGGCCCGAGAGCGGCCGATTGAGACGATCCTGAGCGGCCCTGCCGCGTCGATTGTCGGGGCGCGGTGGATGACGGGTGCTGATCTGGCGCTGGTGTCTGATATTGGCGGGACGACAACGGATGTGGCGCTGCTAAAGGACGGGCGTCCAGCGATTGATCCTGCGGGTGCGCGGGTGGGTCCGTATCGCACCATGGTCGAGGCCGTAGCCATGCGCACCACAGGCTTAGGCGGCGACAGCGAGGTGCATTTTCTGACCGAAGGGTTGCATGGCGGTGTCGTGTTGGGCCCACGGCGGGTGCTGCCGATTTCACTGGTGGCGGTGGATGCGCCCGAGGTGGTGCACAGGGCGCTAGATTCCCAGCTGCGCAGCACGCTTCCCAGTGAACATGACGGGCGGTTTGTGCGCGCGGTTGCGGGGCAAACGATGGAGGGGATCGGCACGCGCGAGCAGGCCTTGCTGGACCGGATCGGCGATGCGGTTCATCCGTTGGGCGATGTGTTACGCTCGCGGATCGAGCATGGCGCGTTAAAGCGTTTGATCGAACGCGGTTTGGTGCAGGTGGCGGGGGTGACGCCTTCGGATGCGAGCCATGTTTTGGGAACTGCCGAGGCGTGGGATGCAGAGGCGGCGGAAAAGGCGCTGACCCTATTCGGGCGCAGGCGGACTGGATCGGGGGATCGGTTGGCCAATGACCCTGCGATGATGGCAAAGATCATTGTGGATCAGTTGGAACAGCAGACCGCTTTGGCCTTGTTAGAGACTGCTTTTGCCGAAGAAGAGGTGGGTTACGGGCTGGAGCCTGATGTGTTGGCGCGGCATGTTTTGATGCAGCGCGGGCTGGGCGGGCATAGTGAGTTGGTGCGCCTTGAAACGGGATTGGCGGTGCCTGTGATCGGCTTGGGGGCCTCGGCGGGGACGTATTACCCTGCGGTGGGAACGCGGCTGGGGTGTGAGATGATCCTGCCGGAGCATGCAGGCGTTGCGAATGCGATTGGCGCGGTGGTGGGCCGTGTCACCATGCGTGAGGTGGGCACGGTTACGTCGCCTAGCGAAGGCAAGTTTCGGGTTCACCTGACTGAAGGGCCGCAAGATTTCGGGAATGAGGATGAGGCGCTGGCCAGTCTGGAAACGGTGCTGCGCAAGCGCGCCCTGAGTGCTGCGCAAGCGGCGGGGGCTGAGGATATTCAGATATCTGTCACGCAGGATGTGCGCACGGCCCATGTGGAATCCAGAGACGTGTTTGTGGAGGCGGAAATCACTGTTGAGGCCTCTGGCCGTCCACGGGTGGCCAGCTAGGGTAGGCTATCCACCAAGGCGGATAGCCTGCGTTCTTTAGCGTTTGGGCAGCACCCAATCGGGGCGCGGGAAATGGCAGGTGTACCCGTTCGGGATACGCTCAAGGTAGTCTTGATGCTCGGGCTCTGCCTCCCAGAAATCGCTGACGGGTTCCACTTCGGTCACGACCTTACCGGGCCAAATGCCAGAGGCTTCGATATCGGCGATGGTGTCTAGTGCGACGGCTTTTTGCGCGTCATCCTCATAGTAGATCGCCGAGCGATAGCTCATCCCCATGTCGTTGCCTTGGCGATTGATGGTGGTCGGATCGTGGATTTGGAAGAAGAGTTCGAGAAGGTCACGATAAGACAGCAGAGCAGGGTCAAAGGTGACCTCAATCGCTTCGGCGTGGGTGCCGTGGTTGCGGTAGGTGGCATTCGGCACGTCGCCACCAGAATAGCCAACGCGGGTATCCACCACACCTTTGCGTTTGCGGATCAGGTCCTGCATACCCCAGAAACATCCTCCTGCCAGTACGGCGCGCTCAGTGCTCATGTGATGTCCTCTACTTGGTTGATGTAGTCGCCATAGCCTTCGGCCTGCATATCGTCGCGGTGGACAAAGCGCAGGGAGGCGGAGTTGATGCAATAACGCAGGCCGCCGCGGTCTGGCGGGCCATCGGGGAACACGTGGCCGAGGTGGCTGTCGCCATGGGTGCTGCGCACTTCGGTGCGGACCATGCCGAGGGTCGTATCGCTGAGCTCTTGGACGTGGGCGGGTTCGATTGCTTTGGTAAAGCTGGGCCAGCCGCAGCCGCTTTCGTATTTGTCGGTGGATGCAAAAAGGGGCTCGCCGGATACGATATCGACGTAGATGCCGGGTTCTTTATTCGCCAAGAGTTTGCCCGTGCCGGGGCGTTCTGTGCCGCTTTCTTGGGTGACGTAGAACTCTTCTGGTGAGAGGGTCGCGATGACGTCGGGGTTTTTGGTATATCCGGTCAAGGGGGTCTCCTTTGCGAGATGCTAGGGCCTATAGATGGGGTATTTTGGCGGAAAATCAACGGGTGCGTAACGCTGTAGCCTAGCGCGGGCCATTACCTGAAATATCCGGTGTTAGGGCTGGGGGATCAGGATTTCGCTTTTCATAAAGCTTTGCGGTTGGTTGCCCGCATCTTGGGGGGAGGTCCATAGGTAAACAAAACCATGCAAGATGATAGTCAGCGGCGTCTTATGCGCGATTTAGGCCGAGCGCTGCCGCGAAATTTGCACAGCAAGGATGCCTGCGGCGATGATCGCAACGCCGATAAGATCACGCGGGCCTAGGGATTCACCCAGCAGAACCGCAGCAATGGCCACGCCGAAGAAGGGGTTGAGAAAGTGGAAGGCTGCTGCGCGTGTGGCGCCGATACGGCCAACGAGGGTGAACCAGACCCATGTCGCCAGCAGACCTGGCACAAGGCAGGTATAGATAAAGGCGGTAATCAGCGGCCAAGTGAAATTGATGTGGGGCGTTTCAAACAGCAGGGTTGCGATGACCAGAGCCGCGCAGCCCACCAGCATTTGCAACCCGACCACCATCAGCAAATTCCCACCAGAAGAGGCGCCGCGCACGGTGAGCGTAGCAATGGTAAGCGCCAATACTC contains:
- a CDS encoding hydantoinase/oxoprolinase N-terminal domain-containing protein gives rise to the protein MALLLGVDTGGTYTDAVIIRDERDVIASAKALTTRQDLAIGVGGAVQAVLAQSGIAAGDIALASLSTTLATNALVEGQGGRVALIYIGFRESDLEKHGLLDALKGDPSVVLDGGHNHAGGEAAPLDENGLRAFLAAHGAGVGGFAVASQFATRNPAHELRAMALVAEITGRPVSASHQLSAKLNGPKRAMTAVLNARLIGMIDRLIGRAEDTLSDLGVTAPLMVVRGDGALISSAQARERPIETILSGPAASIVGARWMTGADLALVSDIGGTTTDVALLKDGRPAIDPAGARVGPYRTMVEAVAMRTTGLGGDSEVHFLTEGLHGGVVLGPRRVLPISLVAVDAPEVVHRALDSQLRSTLPSEHDGRFVRAVAGQTMEGIGTREQALLDRIGDAVHPLGDVLRSRIEHGALKRLIERGLVQVAGVTPSDASHVLGTAEAWDAEAAEKALTLFGRRRTGSGDRLANDPAMMAKIIVDQLEQQTALALLETAFAEEEVGYGLEPDVLARHVLMQRGLGGHSELVRLETGLAVPVIGLGASAGTYYPAVGTRLGCEMILPEHAGVANAIGAVVGRVTMREVGTVTSPSEGKFRVHLTEGPQDFGNEDEALASLETVLRKRALSAAQAAGAEDIQISVTQDVRTAHVESRDVFVEAEITVEASGRPRVAS
- the msrA gene encoding peptide-methionine (S)-S-oxide reductase MsrA is translated as MSTERAVLAGGCFWGMQDLIRKRKGVVDTRVGYSGGDVPNATYRNHGTHAEAIEVTFDPALLSYRDLLELFFQIHDPTTINRQGNDMGMSYRSAIYYEDDAQKAVALDTIADIEASGIWPGKVVTEVEPVSDFWEAEPEHQDYLERIPNGYTCHFPRPDWVLPKR
- the msrB gene encoding peptide-methionine (R)-S-oxide reductase MsrB, translating into MTGYTKNPDVIATLSPEEFYVTQESGTERPGTGKLLANKEPGIYVDIVSGEPLFASTDKYESGCGWPSFTKAIEPAHVQELSDTTLGMVRTEVRSTHGDSHLGHVFPDGPPDRGGLRYCINSASLRFVHRDDMQAEGYGDYINQVEDIT